In the genome of Mixta calida, the window ACGTTGCCTTCTACCGCTGCCTGAAGCGCCTGCGCCTTAACATGGCCGGTCACCAGAATCATCACCTCCTCCGCATCCAGCAGCGTGCCGACGCCGACCGTCAACGCATATTTCGGCACCTGATTCACATCGCCGTCGAAGAAACGCGAGTTCGCCACGCGCGTGTCGTGCGTCAGCGTTTTAATACGGGTGCGGGACGCCAGCGAAGAGGCCGGTTCATTAAAGGCGATGTGTCCATCATTGCCGACGCCGCCCATAAAGAGATGAATTTTTCCATAGGCGCGAATCTTCTCTTCATACTGGCGACATTCTGCGTCAATGTCCTCAGCATTTCCATTAAGAAGATTAATGTTTTCGCGAGGAATATCAACATGATCGAAAAAATTGCGATACATAAAGCTGTGGTAGCTTTCCGGATGCTCTTTCGGCAGGCCGACATATTCATCCATATTGAAGGTGACGACATGTTTAAAGCTAACCTGGCCCGCTTTATGCATTTCGATAAGATGCTTGTAGGCTTCGAGCGGCGTGCCGCCGGTAGGAAGGCCAAGAACGAAAGGACGTTCTGCCGTTGGTTTAAAGGCGTTGATGCGGTTTACAATGTGGCGTGCGGCCCATTTGCCTACCTGGGAAGCGTTCGCCAGAGGAATCAGTCTCATAGTTTACCTCGTTTAAGCAGTTTTCAAACCGGTGGTGGACGGTTGTGCCAACAAACCTAAGCGTAGGGTGACTTTGCTGCCCTGACAGCAAAGGAGAGCGCCGTCCTGATATTTCAGATCATAAAATAAGTGGCGGAGGATAGCCAGTGGTACGGCGACCGCAAATAAGATTATGGTGATAAAAGTCACAGACAGAGCGCGTTTAATTTGCGTAGCGAATTAAATTATTTTTACACTGCACCTTAAAGCAGCAAATTTCGTCAGGTGATCTGAGGAATGTGATAATAACAGTAACAACCTCAGACGCCTTTTTGATTCTCACAGGGGGAAATAGTGAATATTCTCAGTTATTTGCAGAAAGTAGGGCGGGCGCTGATGGTGCCGGTGGCTACGCTGCCGGCCGCCGCGATACTCATGGGC includes:
- the nagB gene encoding glucosamine-6-phosphate deaminase; protein product: MRLIPLANASQVGKWAARHIVNRINAFKPTAERPFVLGLPTGGTPLEAYKHLIEMHKAGQVSFKHVVTFNMDEYVGLPKEHPESYHSFMYRNFFDHVDIPRENINLLNGNAEDIDAECRQYEEKIRAYGKIHLFMGGVGNDGHIAFNEPASSLASRTRIKTLTHDTRVANSRFFDGDVNQVPKYALTVGVGTLLDAEEVMILVTGHVKAQALQAAVEGNVNHMWTISCLQLHPKAVVVCDEPSTMELKVKTVKYFREMEAENMQGL